A window of Thiocapsa bogorovii genomic DNA:
GAAGATCCCGCCGAGATCCTCCTCGAGCTGGCCCCGATGCTGCGCAATCTGCTCTCGGCCTGCTCCGGCGAGACGTCCGCGGCGAACGACGAGGCCTGCGCCGCGGCAGGGCGAGGCGGGAGCGCGGCACTCGGCGCCGACTACCGCGCCTTGCTCGATGCGATGGGGTTCGATCCGGTGTCGCCCGACGAGCTCATCGCCAGCAGCGGCCGCTCGGCTCGGGAGGTCTCGTCCATGTTGTTGGTCCTGGAGCTGGAGGGTCATGTATCATCGGCCCCTGGAGGCCGCTTTTGCCGGCTCGGTTCTTGAGCGGAAACGTCCGGGTTGTCCACAAGGGAACGCCTGAATGGACTACCGGTGCAGTTCGCTCCCGTCAGCCTTCGGGCTGACGCCGCCCACGAGGTTGGCTGATGTACGAAAACATGGTCGATGTGCTGATCTATCTCTACGAGAACTACATGGACGGCGAGGGTCAGCCCCCGGCCGACCAAGGTGCTCTGGAGGATGAGCTCGCTCAGGCCGGCTTCACCCCGACGGAGATCGAAAAGGCACTGCTGTGGCTCGACGAGCTGGCGGCCGGCGTCGATGTCCCGCAGTATCACGACCACACCCTCGGCTCCATCCGCATCTACAACGCGGCAGAGTCGAGCAAGCTGGACGTGGAGGCGCGCGGTCTGCTGCTGTTTCTGGAGCAGAACGGGATTCTGGACCCCGTCAGCCGCGAGCTGGTCATCGACCGCTTGGTCGCGATCGATCAAGCAACGGTGGGCCTCGACGAGGTCAAATGGGTCGTCTTATTGGTCTTGATGAATCGTCCCGGTCGCGAGGATGCCTTCTCCCAGATGGAGGATCTCGTCTACAACGACGAGCCGGTTTACCTCCATTGAACCGCGTCCGGGATGACCTGGTCCGTCGTCGAATCGGCGCGGCGTCTCACGCTCCAGCGGGCGTTGGCGTCGACGCGGTTCAACGTGTGATAAGACGATAATTTGAGCCTGTAGGGTGGACGAGCGAGAGCGAAGTCCACCCTCTGTGTCGGCACTGGTGGACTGCGCTGCGCTTGTCTATCCTACAACGCTTGTCCACCTCACGGCTCCTCCGTCGACAGGGCTGAGT
This region includes:
- a CDS encoding DUF494 family protein codes for the protein MYENMVDVLIYLYENYMDGEGQPPADQGALEDELAQAGFTPTEIEKALLWLDELAAGVDVPQYHDHTLGSIRIYNAAESSKLDVEARGLLLFLEQNGILDPVSRELVIDRLVAIDQATVGLDEVKWVVLLVLMNRPGREDAFSQMEDLVYNDEPVYLH